Proteins from one Elgaria multicarinata webbii isolate HBS135686 ecotype San Diego chromosome 3, rElgMul1.1.pri, whole genome shotgun sequence genomic window:
- the LOC134396296 gene encoding zinc finger protein 420-like — protein sequence MTGGETNERAHQVSEKSDEWLDVKENIRNPEGLKKLEGNPRNKERNICLDSDLHAITVQQITPKEEREKESHVSGKTTFQKSTPNDHCTIHSAKKRYKCLECGRSFNHSTVLLSHQRTHTGEKPFDCLECGKAFSQKGALSIHQRIHSGEKPFECLECGKRFRRKGAIQVHQRRHTGEKPFKCLECGKRFYCSSALQEHQRTHTGEKPLKCLECGKSFSSKNGLILHQRLHTGEKPFECLQCGKSFRWKGTLAIHQRIHTDTGEKPFECSQCGKRFFSRHSVKRHQTIHRADNPFKCLECGKSFSDKHDLARHRRIHTGEKPFTCLECGKSFSWKRALTVHQRIHTGEKPFECLECGKRFCQKGALQGHQRKHTGEKPFKCLDCGKSFSSKNGLIFHRRMHTGEKPFEYLQCGNSFCWKPGMRGEKAKERARQESEESNKGPCVEDNIGNRDGINKLEVNPGNKERNMWLDSDLHATMVQQKIPKEAREEKSPVSGKTTSPKSTLDDHSKTHIVEKRYKCLECGKSFKHSTVLLSHQRTHTGEKPFDCLECGKSFSQKGALNIHQKIHSEEKPYECLECGRKFCQKGAFQVHQRTHTGEKPYKCLECGEEFHYSRALFIHQRTHTGEKPFKCLECGKGFHYSSDLQKHQITHTGEKPFKCLECGKSFSSKNGLTFHQRLHTGEEPFECLQCGQTFRWKGTLAIHQRMHTDTIEKPFECLQCGKRFFSKHSLTRHQIIHRADNPFKCQECRKTFSNKHDLARHRRIHTGEIPFECLQCGKKFSERESLINHQTTHTGGKLLKSLDFEKSFGQNDILTSHQGIHIGEKPFNSLDRGKTFRHRAALQSIHTETSLQEEEDTPDHPSLTVILGQDEWSCDSDTLSEVPSKSFNPVASPAVIPDSPPTTHSSTEHQWEVIRWDTQSHDGSAYLIPRVPFRPGNALE from the exons ATGACTGGGGGGGAAACAAATGAAAGAGCACATCAAGTGTCAGAGAAAAGCGATGAGTGGCTAGATGTCAAAGAGAATATTAGGAATCCAGAAGGGTTGAAGAAGCTGGAGGGAAATCCAAGAAATAAAGAGAGGAATATATGTCTGGATTCTGACCTCCATGCAATTACAGTACAACAAATAACAcccaaagaagagagagagaaggaatcccATGTGTCTGGAAAAACAACATTTCAGAAATCCACTCCGAATGACCATTGTACTATCCACTCTGCAAAGAAAagatataaatgcctggagtgtggaaggaGTTTCAACCATAGTACAGTACTTCTCTCACATCAAAggacacacacaggggagaagccgtttgactgcctggagtgtgggaaagCATTTAGTCAGAAAGGGGCACTGAGTATACATCAAAGAATCCattcaggggagaaaccatttgaatgcttggagtgtggaaagagattccgCCGAAAGGGTGCCATTCAAGTGCATCAAAGAaggcacactggggagaagccatttaaatgcctggagtgtggaaagagattctacTGCAGTAGTGCCCTTCAAGAGCATCAGAGAactcacaccggggagaagccacttaaatgcctggagtgtggaaagagcttcagctcaAAAAACGGCCTTATTTTACACCAAAGACTGCATaccggggagaaaccatttgaatgtttgcagtgcggaaagagcttcaggtggAAGGGGACCCTTGCAATACATCAGCGAATTCACACagacacaggggagaagccatttgaATGTTcgcagtgtggaaagagattctttTCCAGGCACAGCGTTAAACGTCATCAGACAATTCACAGAGCAGACAAtccatttaaatgtctggagtgtggcaAGAGCTTCAGCGATAAGCATGACCTTGCTAGAcatcgaagaattcacacaggagaaaaaccatttacctgtctggagtgtggaaaatcATTTAGTTGGAAAAGAGCACTTACTGTCCACCAAAgaatacacacaggggagaaaccatttgaatgcttggaatgtggaaaaaGATTCTGCCAGAAGGGTGCCCTTCAAGGTCATCAAAGAAagcacaccggggagaagccatttaaatgcctggattgCGGAAAAAGCTTCAGTTCTAAGAACGGCCTTATTTTTCATCGAAGaatgcacacaggggagaaaccatttgaatatTTACAGTGTGGAAACAGCTTCTGCTGGAAG CCGGGGATGCGTGgggaaaaagcaaaagaaagggcACGTCAGGAATCTGAGGAAAGCAATAAGGGGCCATGCGTGGAAGATAATATTGGGAATCGAGATGGGATAAACAAGCTAGAAGTAAATCCAGGAAATAAAGAGAGGAATATGTGGCTGGATTCTGACCTCCATGCGACGATGGTACAACAAAAAATACCCAAAGAAGCGAGAGAGGAGAAATCCCCTGTGTCTGGAAAAACAACGTCTCCTAAATCAACCCTGGATGATCATTCTAAAACCCACATAGTAGAGAAAcgatataaatgcctggagtgtggaaagagtttcaagcACAGTACAGTACTTCTCTCCCATCAAAGGacgcacacgggggagaaaccatttgactgtctggagtgtggaaaatcGTTTAGCCAGAAGGGAGCACTTAATATTCATCAAAAAATCCACTCtgaggagaaaccatatgaatgcctggagtgtggaaggaAATTCTGCCAGAAGGGTGCCTTTCAAGTGCATCAAAGAACAcatactggggagaagccgtataaatgcctggagtgtggagaGGAGTTCCACTACAGTCGTGCCCTTTTTAtacatcagagaactcacaccggggagaagccgtttaaatgcttagagtgtggaaagggaTTCCATTACAGTAGCGACCTTCAAAAGCATCAAATAACTCACAccggagagaagccatttaaatgcctggagtgcggaaagagcttcagctcgAAGAATGGACTTACTTTCCATCAACGATTGCACACAGGGGAGGAACCTtttgaatgtttgcagtgtggacAGACCTTCAGATGGAAGGGGACCCTTGCAATACATCAGCGAATGCACACAGACACAattgagaaaccatttgaatgtttgcagtgtggaaagagattctttTCCAAGCACAGCCTTACACGTCATCAGATAATCCACAGAGCAGACAACCCATTTAAATGTCAGGAGTGCAGAAAGACTTTCAGCAATAAGCATGACCTTGCTAGACAtagaagaattcacacaggagagataCCGTTTGAATGTTTGCAATGTGGAAAGAAATTCAGTGAAAGGGAAAGCCTTATAAATCATCAGACAACTCACACAGGAGGGAAGCTGTTGAAAAGCCTGGATTTTGAAAAGAGCTTTGGTCAAAATGATATACTCACTTcacatcaaggaattcacataGGGGAGAAACCTTTTAATTCCTTGGACCGTGGAAAGACGTTCCGCCACAGGGCTGCCCTTCAAAGTATTCACACTGAGACTTccttgcaggaggaggaagacaccCCAGATCATCCCTCTCTTACTGTAATCCTGGGGCAAGATGAATGGTCCTGTGATAGTGATACCTTGTCTGAGGTTCCCAGCAAATCATTCAACCCTGTTGCGAGCCCAGCCGTGATTCCAGATTCTCCTCCCACCACCCACAGCTCAACAGAGCACCAGTGGGAGGTTATCAGGTGGGATACCCAGAGCCATGATGGCAGTGCCTACCTGATTCCCAGAGTACCCTTTCGTCCAGGAAATGCTCTTGAGTAG
- the LOC134396323 gene encoding zinc finger protein 345-like, protein MMENFRHKACHAEDVQQKTNEKVRQVSDESNQSLDVDENAGNQDRMNKLDENQKNEERKHYLDGDPHAIMVQSKTPEEKRTQKCPVGGRTIANKSTLDDYWASNSADKRYKCLECGRSFRQSRVLISHQRTHTGEKPFTCLECGKGFSQRGALTIHQRIHSGEKPFKCLECGRSFSQSGALQVHQRTHTGEKPFKCLECGKNFRQASILNSHQKTHTDEKPYKCLECGKSFSQGSLLNSHQRTHTDEKPYKCLQCGMSFRQNSTLISHQRIHTGEKPYQCLECGKSFSRKYDLTSHQRIHTGEKPFECLQCGKSFRLKPSLTSHQRIHAEENPFKCLECGESFRQKYALVSHQIIHTGQKPFECLQCGKSFIHKQSFTSHQRIHTGENPFKCLECGKRFRRKDSLISHQRNHTGEKPFECLQCGKSFNRRHSLTSHERTHTGEKPFTCLQCGKSFRQSCALRAHEIIHIGEKLYKCLECGKSFRRKYALKSHQTTHTGEKPYQCLECGKRFCQSSALNCHQRIHTGEKPYQCLECGKSFSLKPSLILHQTTHTGEKPFKCLECGKSFSRKAYLTLHQVTHTGEKPYKCFECGKSFRLRQTLTLHQRTHTAEKPFKCLVCGKRFSRRAYVSLHQRIHTGEKPFKCLECGKGFNRREYLISHQRTHRETSSEEDSDASEQPSPTVDLGQSEGISESSTPFEVPSKPFNPVLSTAVIPDSPTTHGSPDPQWQCIRWDAQSHGGSTHLTPRTPFRPLNTHEERSTQGQGSTLEGEGPAVTMNEANSGHG, encoded by the exons ATGATGGAGAATTTCAGGCACAAGGCCTGTCATG CTGAGGACGTGCAgcagaaaacaaatgaaaaagtaCGTCAAGTGTCTGATGAAAGCAATCAATCGCTAGATGTGGATGAGAACGCTGGGAATCAAGACAGGATGAACAAGCTGGACGAAAACCAAAAGAATGAAGAGAGGAAACATTATCTAGATGGTGACCCCCATGCAATTATGGtacagtccaaaacacctgaagaaaAGAGAACCCAAAAATGCCCTGTGGGTGGAAGAACAATTGCTAATAAATCAACCCTTGATGATTATTGGGCAAGCAACAGTGCAGACAAACGATataaatgccttgagtgtggaaggagtttcaggcagaGTAGAGTACTTATCTCCCATCAAAGaacgcacacaggggagaaaccatttacctGTCTGGAGTGTGGGAAAGGATTTAGTCAGAGGGGAGCACTAACtattcatcaaagaattcactcgggggagaaaccatttaaatgcctggaatgTGGAAGGAGTTTCTCCCAGAGTGGTGCCCTTCAAGTTCATCAGAGgactcacacaggagaaaaaccatttaaatgcttggagtgtggaaagaacttcaggcaGGCTTCAATCCTTAATTCCCATCAAAAAACTCACACAGATGAGAAACCTTataaatgccttgagtgtggaaagagctttagtcagGGCTCCCTCCttaattctcatcaaagaacGCACACAGATGAGAAACCATATAAGTGTCTACAGTGTGGAATGAGCTTCAGACAGAACTCAACTCTTAtttcccatcaaagaattcacacaggagagaaaccatatcagtgcctggagtgtggaaagagcttcagccggAAGTATGACCTTACTTcgcatcagagaattcacacaggagagaaaccatttgaatgtttgcagtgtggaaagagcttccgtcTCAAGCCAAGCCTTACTAGTCATCAGAGGATTCATGCAGAAGAGAACCCATttaagtgcttggagtgtggagaGAGCTTTAGACAAAAATATGCCCTTGTTTCACATCAGATAATTCACACCGGACAGAAACCTtttgaatgtttgcagtgtggaaaaagctttattcacaAGCAGAGCTTTACTagtcatcagagaattcacacgggagaaaacccatttaaatgcttggagtgtggaaagaggttcaggcGGAAGGATAGCCTAATTTCACATCAGagaaatcacacaggagagaaaccatttgaatgtttgcagtgtggaaagagcttcaatcgcAGGCATAGCCTTACTAGTCATgagagaactcacacaggagagaaaccatttacatgcttgcagtgtggaaagagcttcaggcagAGCTGTGCCCTGAGAGCGCATGAAATAATTCACATTGGGGAAAAActatataaatgcctggagtgtgggaagagctttaggAGAAAGTATGCTCTTAAATCCCATCAAAcgactcacacaggagagaaaccatatcagtgcttggagtgtgggaagagatTCTGCCAGAGTAGTGCCCTTAAttgccatcaaagaattcacacaggggagaaaccatatcagtgcttggagtgtgggaagagcttcagtctgAAACCATCTCTTATATTACATCAAaccactcacacaggggagaaaccatttaaatgcttggagtgcggaaagagcttcagtcggaagGCCTACCTTACTTTACATCAAgtaacacacacaggggagaaaccctacaaatgctttgagtgtgggaagagcttcaggctGAGACAGACTCTTACattacatcaaagaactcacacagcggagaaaccatttaaatgcttggtgTGTGGAAAGCGTTTCAGTCGGCGGGCGTATGtttctttacatcaaagaattcacacaggagagaagccatttaaatgcttggagtgtggaaaggggtTCAATCGAAGGGAATATCTTAtttcacatcaaagaactcacaggGAGACCTCTTCGGAAGAGGATTCTGATGCATCGGAACAGCCCTCTCCTACTGTAGATCTGGGGCAATCTGAGGGAATCTCCGAGAGCAGCACCCCATTTGAGGTTCCCAGCAAACCTTTCAACCCTGTCCTGAGCACAGCTGTGATTCCAGACTCTCCTACCACCCACGGCTCACCAGATCCCCAGTGGCAATGTATCAGGTGGGACGCTCAGAGCCACGGTGGGAGTACTCACCTGACTCCCCGAACGCCCTTTCGCCCATTGAATACTCATGAAGAAAGGTCTACTCAGGGACAAGGGTCTACCCTGGAGGGGGAAGGCCCAGCAGTGACTATGAATGAggcaaactcaggccatggctag
- the LOC134396451 gene encoding gastrula zinc finger protein XlCGF7.1-like, whose product MLENYGTMSSMGDEQDSETDREPCEISLDTTKEEVGKETFGNQRRPKRHKGNQSKNGKKKSPPSPGEDVHEVLIPQEEYQRKRGIKCPVCGKIFRYKSDFSRHSIIHTGEKPYKCVECEKSFSDSGTLTAHLRTHTGEKPYQCMECGISFNRSGSLKRHQRTHTGEKPYKCLECGKSFGQKSILTTHQSTHTGEKPYKCMECGKSYSRNGSLHRHQRNHTEESYICVGCGKSFSQSQHFTSHLSYYTGEQPYKCIECERRQSQHLTLVYVKEPTQERTRVNVWNVE is encoded by the exons ATGCTGGAAAATTATGGCACCATGTCCTCTATGG GTGATGAGCAGGACAGTGAGACTGACAGGGAGCCCTGCGAGATTTCATTAGACACAACCAAGGAGGAAGTGGGAAAAGAGACGTTCGGAAATCAAAGGAGGCCAAAACGGCACAAGGGAAACCAATCGAAGAACGGGAAGAAGAAGTCCCCTCCCTCTCCGGGTGAAGATGTCCATGAAGTCCTGATTCCGCAAGAGGAATACCAAAGAAAGCGGGGGATAAAGTGTCCTGTGTGTGGGAAAATATTCAGATACAAATCAGACTTCAGTAGACACAGCataatccacactggggagaaaccgtACAAATGTGTGGAGTGCGAAAAGAGCTTCAGCGACAGTGGAACGCTTACTGCACATCTAAGaacccacacgggagagaagccgtatCAATGTATGGAGTGTGGAATAAGCTTCAATCGTAGCGGAAGCCTGAAGAGACATCAGAgaacccacacgggggagaagccctataaatgcctggagtgtgggaaaagcttcggGCAGAAATCCATCCTCACAACGCATCAATcgacccacacgggggagaaaccttataaatgtatggagtgtgggaaaagctacAGCCGGAACGGAAGCCTTCACCGGCATCAAAGAAACCACACGGAGGAATCCTATATCTGCGTGGgttgcggaaagagcttcagtcagagtcaACACTTCACTTCACATCTGAGCTACTACACTGGGGAGCAACCGTATAAATGCATAGAGTGCGAAAGGAGGCAGAGCCAACACCTTACTTTAGTATACGTCAAAGAGCCCACGCAAGAGAGAACCCGTGTAAATGTATGGAACGTAGAATGA